The genomic segment GCGCACCCATATTCGACGAGGTGTCAATGGATTGCTGCACTGCCTGTTCAGATATGTTTTTAGCCTTAGCGGCATTCTGAGCGATCTCGTTCACCGTTGCTGTCATCTCTTCCGTGGCCGTAGCAACCATACCAACATTACCAGCCGACTGTTCCATTGCTGCCGAGACTGAGCTCATATTCACACTCATCTGTTCAGCTGCAGAGGCAACATTTATGGCACGACTAGAGGTGTTCTCGGCATTACCAGAGAGTTGCGCTGAAACGGCAGAAAGCTCGGTTGAGGCGGAGGCAAGAGCTGATATATCTTCGACTATCTCCTTAATCATTGTCCCAAGCCCAGCCACCATTCTGTTCAGGGCATGAGCCATCCTGCCAATTTCATCCTCTTGAGCAATATCAAGATGAGAGGAGAAATCTCCACTGGCAAGAACATCCACATAATCCATCATCTTCCCAACAGGCCCCGTAATAGACCTGGTAATAAGCAGGGCTGCGACAAGGCCTATAAGAAGTGCTATTGCAGAGGTCAGCAATGCTATCATAATAGTCTGCTTACTCTTTGCCTGAACGGCAAGGCCAAGCTGATCCTGTTCCGCCTTGAGGGATAGTTTTAACTCTCTAATAATAAGCGACATCTTCGGGCCCATCTTTGCGAGAGTCCCTGAGATTATCCTGTTACACGTGTGTGTATCGGCAACCACTTTTTTAAAACCAGAAAGATACTCCTCTGCATCCCTGCTCATATCTGCATTCATTTTTTTTAGGATTGGATCCTGCAGTAGCCTCTGCAAACGTTCTGCCCCTGACAAAAGAGCAGAAATTTCATCCAAAACAAGCTCTTCATCCAAGTTACTGCTGGTCTTTAAAAATTTAGTAACATAGAGTCTTCCCAAGAGCATATGGCGAAGAAGGACAGCTGCCTCATAGCCTGTCGCAGCATCACCCTTATCTTTAGCAGAAACCATTAAAGCTGAAAGTTGTTTTTCCATACTTGCACCCTGCACGGCAAGCTCATTCTTAACAAGACTGTCACGCTTTTGAGTCAGACTAACAAGCTGGGAAAATGCCTGGTCGTAACGAGCAAAATCAGCCTCATACCTCTCCACGAGTTTGCCCCGTTCAGGGCTAACCATTCGCTCACGGGCCTCTCTAAGAAATGAACCCATTTCTTCTTTATATTTTAGATAAATGGCAACATCTTTCTCACTTGATGTCGTAATAAATCCCTTGACCCCCATACGCATCGTCAGCATATTTGCCTGCAGGCGACCAACGAGATTGGTCTCGTCCGCCATGACCCTATAGGTCACGAAATTATCCGCCAAAGACCCCAACCCCTGCCAGGCAACGGAGGAGACCAGTAGCAAAAGAACAAGAACGGCCCCAAAGCCTGTGCCAATCTTAGTCGCTAAATTCATTTTATTAAACATTACTCACTCCACTCGTGTTTTCTACATAGCATACCAAACCTCTTAGGACACCCTAAGAATAGACTACCGATATTGCACTAAGCGTACCAATTGACATACCAGCCTACAAAAACCTGAAAAATAACAATAAAACAATGATATAGACAGGAGTAAACTTGCCATTGGCCCTTAACTATCTCAGCTGTTGACCAGCTGAGATGGCTAAGGGGAAAAATGAAGGCAAAAAGACCTCCCTAAAAACCAATAACAGCAGGAAAACCCTTCTCATTGCTCAACAACCAGTCAATAAAACGCCTAATAAACAGAGAAAACAGAAGATCCTTTTGAAGGTGGCAAAAAAGCCTCCTTGCATCGCCTCCCCCTTGCCAAAATAAATTCTGAACCAATATCAAATTATTACAGCCTGTATTTTCGATGAATTAATGAACATTCTACCTTGACCATAATGGCCAAATAACGTTATTTTACCGCAAAATTTCTGAGGCTATTAATATGCAAGAGACATGAGAAGGACCAGCCACTATTTGCATTAAAGATTCCACCACAGCCTGATAGTGCACTGAAACTAGCCAGACCATAGACCAGCCCCCAAGGTAGGTAACTGCTTCTCTGCACCTTTATGTCAATTACAGTGGTAATTGCTATAATGGGTCTAAGGCCTTTACCCCAAAATGCTTGGCCTCACCGCTTAACCCCATAATTATGCTTTATAATGTGATAGAATTATGAAAGAAAAAATAGCTGCCCACGACGCTGGGGAGAAGATGTTACTGGAACACAAATATCTGCAATCACTTCGTCTCATAACAAGGGGAGTAAGCCACGAATACAACAATATATTCACCGGATTATCTGGGCAATTTCAATTACTCAATAAAGAGATCAAAACAGATGACAATCATCACAGAGCCCTGATATCGGAACTTTTAGAACGTGGTTGCCAAAAGACCTCTCTCCTCCATGATTTTTCCAGATATAGTTCAGAGAAAAAAGAGCTGCACTCAGTGATTCAAGCGGCGGAGATGGCCATTGAATTCCTGGACACAATCTCCAACTCGCACCATTTTACCCTGGAAAGAGGAGAAAACCTCCCGCGACTGCAGTGCTCCATGAAAGAAATTACCATGGCAATATTTTATCTGGGAGAAAATGCTATTGAGGCAATGCCAGGTGGGGGAACTATTCGAATAGTAATCAGCACCGACACTGTCCAGACGGGTTTTCTCTCCATCGCTGTCATTGACCGCGGCCGAGGCATAGCCCCTGATATTGAGCATGACCTGTTTAAACCATTTATCAGTAGCAAAAATTCTTCAGCAGAAGTCTGCGGTCTTGGATTGTACGCAACCCACTCTATCATGCAACAACACCAGGGCACTGTCTCTATTTCACAAGATAAAGACACCGTTGCCACCATCAGCCTGCCATACGAACAAGGGCAAGAGAAACAGGCACCGATGCCCACTCCCCCCCTTATGCAAAGAGACAATCAGGCAAAGCAGATATTTTTTATTATTGAGGATGACAATGCCCTGCGTGACTTTATCTCCACAGGCCTGCAACGACACGGCCATATAGTCTTCTCAGCTGCAAGCTGTGCCGAGGCCGTGGAGGAGTTTAAATTTGTCCACGAGATGATCACCGTCATCCTGCTTGATATCGGTTTAAACGACTGTGATGGTTTCAGCTGTCTTGAAAAAATAGTGCAAATAGATATGCCGAAGCAGATAGTATTCATGTCAGGCGGAGAGATCACAGAGAAGATGAAATATGGTGCCAGGTTCCTGCAGAAGCCATTCACCATAAAACAGATTGAGGAACTTATATCGCATGCCGAATAAGACGCTAACGAATCACAAATCTGCCCGGGCACTTGTCGTTGATGATGAGACTACAATAGCAGATTTTATCGATGATACCCTCACGGCCCAAGGCTATCAGGTGCAATCCTTCTCCGATTCAAAGGCGGCATATGGTATTGCCAGTGCACAGGATTTTGATATTGCCCTGGTGGATATCAGTATGCCGGGAATAAGCGGGGCACAGCTCTCAAAAAAAATACGAGAACGATCTCCCCAAACAGAAATTATTATCATTACAGGCGTTCCAGACCAGGAAAATCTTGAACCATTTCTTAAAATGGGCCTTACCCAATTCCTCTTCAAACCCTTTAATCGGTCACAGCTAGCCTACTCAGTCTATGCGGCAATGCACTTCAAGAGGCTCCGAGGTAAATATCTGACCATAGCAGCAGAGACACAGGGAAGTAGCCTCACGGGAATGTCTCGCTCTATACGAAACATTCGTCAGGAAATACTCTCGGTGAGCAGAATCAATCTTTCGGTGCTTATCATGGGCGAATCCGGTACGGGAAAAGAGGTTATTGCCCACGATGTGCACAAGAACAGCGAGCGCAGCAAAAAACCATTTGTCCCCATTAACTGTGCAACTCTTGGTAGCCTGGCTGAATCTGAGCTCTTTGGACACGAACGGGGAGCTTTCACCGGCGCGACAAAAACAACCAATGGCTATATAGGTGCCGCCAATGGAGGAACTCTTTTTTTTGATGAGATAGGTGAGCTTGCCCCTGAAATCCAGGCAAAGCTTCTCCGTTTTCTCGACGACGGAGAATATAGAAGGGTTGGTAGTTCAGAGATCAGGCATGCCGATACCGGTATTATTGCCGCAACCAACAGAGACCTTAAAAATGTGCTGCGAGGGGAGCTTCCGCCAGACCTCTTCTTCCGCCTCTCCGGTTCCGTTATCCAGGTATCACCACTTCGAGAACGTAAAGCCGATATTTTACCACTTACCCGCCATTTTCTGACCCTCTTTGGCAATGCCAAAAACACCTTCTATGATCTTTCAGCGGAGGCATGCGCCCTTCTCATTGAAGAGGAGTGGCCAGGCAATACCAGGCAACTCAAGCAGGTACTCTACAAAATCTCCCAGACCTCAACCAACCCCCAATTATCCCTTGCCGATGTACAAAAAGCCCTGGGAAGAGACAGCAAGAAGCAGGAAATACGTACCTACAAAGAGGCAAAGCATGATTTTTTACTGGAGTTTAACAGAGGATATTTTATTACCCTCCTCTCTATAACTCGTGGAAGCCTGCAACAGGCCCTGCAGATAAGCGGCATGCATAAAAAGAATTTTTATACAAAAATAAAGCAACTTGGTGTTACGGTAAAAGATTTCTCCCCAAACAGGCAACAGAAAAGCTAAGCCAAGGTCTCCGAGCAGAGGGAAGATCACCTTTTTTGTGACAATAATCTCCCATGGGTTAAAATAGTTATTCTTCCCCATGGCAGCTTTCCCGGATGCCATCGGCAAAACGACTCAACCAACAGGAGACATCCATGAGTAATCCATTAGTTTCAGCTGAGGCAAGAGTGAAAAAGGCCCTTATTCTCCTCAGCGAACTTATCGAAAAGCAGCCAACAAGTCCGGTAAATAAGCTTCTGCAGAGGGTGGCGTTTGAATGTGATCTTACCCCCAAAGAGAGTGTCTCCCTCCAGCACCACTTTAATAAAAAAGAGAAGGGGTGACTTTTTAAATTAGTCCTTTTCACTAAAAGGCCATTTTTTCAAGATTGTCCGGTAACAACAGAGAGAGGATTATACGATGGACGCCTACCAACAACTCATAACCACCATTGCCCTGACCATGGGGGTCGCCTGGGCAAGTGGAATTAATCTCTATGCAACCATTGCCATGCTGGGAATTCTCGGTTCAACGGGCAATATCGATCTGCCGACTCAACTGCTGGTAGTGCAGGATCCACTGGTCATTGGCTCCGCCGCCATCATGTACTGTGTAGAATTTTTTGCAGATAAAACTCCAGGTCTTGATACAGGCTGGGATGCTATCCACTCCTTTATCAGAATTCCGGCAGGGGTGATGCTGGCAGCAGGCGCAGTTGGCGATGTCAGCACCCCGCTGGTAGTAGCCTCGGGAATTTTAGGCGGAACGATAAGCGGGGTCAGCCATAGCATAAAGGCAGGCAGCCGAGTACTGATCAATACCTCACCGGAGCCCTTCAGCAACTGGACGGCATCGGTATTGGAAGATGTAGCGGTAATCGCCGGTATATGGACAGCTATAAACTACCCACTCCTCTTTATCGGCCTCTTTATTCTCTTCATCATCCTCGCCATCTGGCTCCTCCCTAAGATCATGCGGGGAATTATCATCCTCCTGAAAAAAATCAGAGGATTTTTTGGAGCAACGCCAGAGCCAACCTCTCAGTATAAGCAGCCAGCCAGGGCAAATCCGCCAAAAAAGATAAAAAGAATTGGCCCTCCCGACAGAAAATGATACACCTCAGGCCCTAAAAAAAACAGGGGCCCTGCGCCTTTAAAATTGCCAGACCATAATTTATTATCGGAACCGACGCTGACAAAAAATTGATTCGACGAAGCATCTCTGCCCCGGGAGCAGGCACATAGGCTTGCAAAGGCTGACATAGAGATAAAATGCTCCTTACAGGTCTATGCAAACGCTCTCTCAGCAATAAAGTAGCCTTTGCGGATTCATGCAAGGGCTGTCTGCTCAATAAAATGGCCTTTGCGGGTTCATGCAAGGGCTGTCGGAGCAATAAAATGGTCTTTGCGGGTCTCCGCAAGGGCTCTCCGCTTAATAAAGTAGCCTTTGCTGGTTCACGCAAGGTCGTTTTATTAGCTTTGCGGATCTTTGCAAGGTCGTTTTATTAGTTTAGGACTTTGCGAGCTTCTTACTCTTCCAGATTTTCTGGAAAATCATAAGCTGCAGCAAAACAAAGTTCCTTCTGAATCTAATCAAGTAGCAGCTTCGGCAGCTCAACTCTGCTCACATCGTCTACGGCCTGATGAGACCAGGGGCGGGGCATGCTGGAATGAATCTGGCACATGGCTGATAAGAGTAGCCTTCAGGGCATCAATCCCCCTACCCTGCCGAGCGCTTACCGCCTGACAGGCAATTCCGTAAAGCCGGCAAAATTGTTCTATCTCCTGCGAGACAGGGTGAAGATCTATCTTGTTCTGAACAAGAATAAGGGGAACCTTTTGCCGCAGCAGCAGTTCAAGCTCCTGCATATCCCCTGTCGTAAGTCGTCCGCCTGCCACCACAAAGATAATCATATCGGAACGACTAACTATTTTTTTGCTTGCCTGGACCCGGAGAAGACCTAGCTCACCGCTATCGTCGGTGCCGACGGTATCGTAAAAGGTAACGGGCCCAAGGGGGAGCAACTCATAGTGCTTTAAAACAGGATCCGTCGTTGCTCCCTCCTGAGACGAAACGCTGGAGACCTGACCACAGAGGGCATTAAGCAGCAGAGATTTCCCCACATTGCGACGACCTAAAAGAGTAATAACAAGGCGCGAGGATCGTGCTGTTTGCCTATTGCTCATAGAGCCTCCTTCTGGATCTAAGACCATTATTTACCACCTTCTATACAACAGACGCCACTGAGATAGGCAAAGGGGGCCTCACCTTGGCGGGGTAAATTTGATAATTCCTGCCCACTCCCGGCAAGGGCATTGCCTCCATGATCACGTTACAACCATGGTCAAGGGCCTTTTCACGCTGACAGTCCACAACCTTTGGCCCAAGAAGAGAGGCAAGAGCGCTTGTGGCTGAAATATGGGCACGGGGATTACAGAGACGCAGGAGGGCAAGACAGCGATGGCTAAGATCGAGACTACCGGCAGCCATCTTCCCCAGGGGCGTTTGCGGATGAGGGACAAAGGGGCCTGCCGTAATCATATGCAACTCTAATTTTGAGAGAAACATGATATCAGCGGCTAAGAGGGCAAGGGGATCTTGATCTGGAGAGGGCAGACCGACAATACAGCCAGAGCCCGTTTCATAGCCAAGAGCCTGCAGATGCCGTAAACTTTGCAGACGACTGGCAAAGGAACAACCGGGGCGATAGCGGTTATGAAGCTGCCAATTTGTACTTTCAAGCTTAAGCAGATAACGATCTGCCCCCGCGCCCTTCCACAGGGCCAGGGTCTGACGGTCCTGCTCGCCGAGACAAAGGGTTATGGCAACCGAACTGGCAGCACGTATCTCGGCAATAAGCTCGGCAATATCTTCTGCCGAAAAGAAGCTATCCTCACCAGCCTGAAGGACCAGAGTCTCAAACCCCATCTCCACAGCATCACGGGCACAGGCGACGATCTCCTCTCTGCTCATTCGGTAACGCCTACCCGCATTGGCTCTGCGCAAGCCACAGTAGTGACAGTTACGCCGACAGTAGCTCGACAACTCAACAATGGCAAACAGATGAACAGAGCGACCAAAGCGAGCCACTGTCTGCTTCTTCGCCTCGGCAAAGAGCCAGCCATCGTGATGACCGGCAAGGAACTCCTCTATTTCTTTAAAGTTAAACATAATTAAATATACAGATCCCTCTCACCTGCCTCCATACGAGCAAGCTGAGCCATGAGCTGTTTCTTCACCGCCGGAGTAGAACTCTCCAGCTCATGGGCAATCTGCCTCATACCTGCCGCAAGGGTTGCAGGAGAAGCATAATCCTGTAGGTACTCATTAAAGGTCATGACCGAATTGGGATGACAAAATTTCTGGATAAACCCATCCTTGGCCAGGCTCATAAAATATTCACCGGTGCGTCCCGTCCGATAGCAGGCAGTACACCATGAGGGCATAAAGCCATGCTGTACCAGATCCAAAACAACATCGTCGAGGCTACGATGGTCCCCCACAGAGAACTGTTGACTGGTGGGCTGATCAGAGACGGGATTACTATAAGCCCCCGGATAGGTACGAGAAGCCGCACTAATCTGTGAAATACCAAGCTGAAGAAGCTCGGTGCGCATGGCAGCACTCTCCCGGGTACTCATTATCATACCGGTATAAGGCACTGCCAGACGCGTTATGGCAACGATCTTCTTAAAGGTATAATCAGAGATTGCATAGGGTGGAGCCAGAGAAATATCGGAGCCAAGCGCTGGTTCCAGACGAGGAAAAGAGATGGTATGCGGACCGGCCCCCCAACGCCTCTCCAGCTCTTCTGCATGCTTTAGCATAGAGAGCAGTTCAAAACGATGATCATAGAGGCCAAAGAGGACACCAATACCGACATCATCAATACCAGCCTCTTGGGCACGATCCATGGCCTGCAATCGCCACAGATAATTAGTTTTATTACCGGCAAGGTGCATCTTTTCATAGGTCGGCTGATGATAGGTCTCCTGAAAACATTGATAGGTACCAATCTTTGCCTGGTGAAGAAGTTTAAAACCTGCCACATCCAGGGGGGCACAGTTAATGTTGACCCGACGAATAGAACCACTCTTATCAGAGAGGGTCTCATAAACGGTGCCGACACTCTCTGCTATAAAAGTTGCATCAAGCTTGGGATGTTCTCCATAAACCAGAAGCAGTCGTTTTTGCCCACTATTTTCCAGGACACGCACATCACTGGCTATCTCTTCAGGGCTCAGGGTTTTACGAACAAGCTCCTTATTGGTGGCGTTAAAGCCGCAGTAGCGACACTGATTAACACATTCATTGGAGATATAGAGCGGAGCAAAGAGAACAATACGGTTGCCGTAGGTTGCCTGTTTTACCTGCTTGGCTGTCGCAAAAATTTCTGCATCAAGCTCGGCATTGTCATTTTCTAGAAGAATGGCAACATCCAGCAGGGAAAGCCCCTTCTTCTCCCCTGCCTTGGCCAGAATTTCTCGAACAAGGGAGGGCGCAGGCTGCTGGGCCTTATCAATAATACTCCACACCTGCTCTGCATCTATAAAATTATCTGTGGTATCCGGTTGTATTAGCATGATCTGTTCCTGGCGCCTGCATGGATGATGCCAGGCGGTTATAGAGAGTACGAATAGAGATGCCCAGAGTATGGGCAGCCTGTGTTTTATTGCCGCCACACTGCTTAATGGCAGACTCCACCTCTTCCTTGCTCACTCTTTTTTTTCTTAAAAGCGGCGCATGAACTGGCGGGGAAGGTGGTCGAAGATTCTCTTGACCATCTCCAAGGACGGTGAGACGATGAGCTATATGTTCCGGCAGGAGAAGGGGGGCATCAAACATAAAAGTTGCCCACTCCATAAGATTTTTTAATTCACGCACATTTCCCGGCCAGGGGTGCTGGAGGAGAAGTTGACAGGCAGCTTCACTTATATTGTGAAACTTCTTATGCCGTTTTTGTGAAGATTGGCGCAGGAGCATCCGAGCCAGGGGCAGTATATCTTCCCGCCGTTCCCGCAGGGCCGGGATGTATATATGTCCCACCTTAAGACGATAGTAGAGATCCTTACGAAAAGAGCCGTCGGCTACATGACTGTCAAAGTCAATATTAGTGGCGGCAATAACTCGAATATCGGTGGGAATATGACGCAGACCGCCAACACGATAAAAAGTTTTCTCTTCGAGGACCCGGAGGAGTTTTGCCTGCAACTCGGTGGGAATCTCTGCAATCTCATCAAGAAAGAGGGTTCCACCATGAGCACAGTCCAACTTACCCTGCTTACCACGACTAACAGCACCGGTAAAAGCTCCGGAATCATAGCCAAAAAGCTCACTTTCAAAGAGAGAGGGAGATATTGCCGTACAGTTGATATCAACAAATGGTAGCAGTGATTTACTCCGGCCAAAATGAATGATTTTAGCAATGATCTCTTTACCCACCCCCGTTTCACCTTCAATCAGGACCGGGATGGAGCGATCGGTATGATACATCTCCGCATGACGCACTACCTCCTGCATCTGGGCAGAAAAAAAGCCAAGCCCATATTGACCGAGGCCATCTACCACATTAACAGCTCCTTCTCTTCCCCCTCCGCTCAGACTGGCTGACACATTGGTTTCCCCCTCCTCGGCGGCAAGAATTACCCCCACGGACTGATACTCCACAATGCTTCCATCTGCCCGAAAGAGCCCCCTGTTGATATACTCAAGGTACTGAATCCTCCCATCCTTGCAGATAAATTTAGGCCGGGTCGTCACCTCCGCATTTTCCGGGGTTATGGAAAAAATATCGGCAATGATATCCTCCCGCTCATCCTCACTAAGAAAGGTGGCCAGATTACTGCCTATCATCTCATCAACCGTCTTTTCATAAAAATCAGCGCAAGCAGCGTTAACAAAGGTAATTGTCCCGTCAGCCTGAAAGGCACGAATGAGTTCATTCTTTTCTGGTAGCATCTGATCCGATACAACTTTACTCTGCGGCATAAATAAGGTCTCCCTGAGCAATAGCACAGTGCCCCAACTTGGAGGCGGCTCTCTGCCGTTTTGATGTCACATTCCCACGCAGGCCGGAAGCAGGCACCAGACTGAGGGCTTCGGCTGGACAGATGGCAACACAGGCAGGCTGATCATGGCCTGCACAGAGATCACACTTTGAAACGACAAAAAAAGATTTCTGCTGTGCCTCTTCCCCACCCTCTACTTGCCCTGAATCCTCGGTGAGCAGGAGTTGATTCCTGGTCGTCTCAACAATCTGTATTGCCCCAAAGGGACAGGCGAGGAGACAACTCTTACACCCTACACAGAGTTCAGCGATAACATCAATATGAGATTCTCTCTGAACTATTGCCCCTACCGGACAGGCGTTTGCACAGGGAGAGTCTTCACACTGCCGACACTGCACGGGCACCGTCACCTCTGCCACCTTAACCAGGTTGAGGCGGGAAACAAATGGCGTATTCCGAGCAATAAGTTCTCCTGCGGGCAGATCCTCATGGGCGCGGGCACAGGCAACCATACAGGCCTGGCAACCAATACAGAGACGGGCATCCCCCAAGACAAAGGAGTTCATCATTGCCTCCTCTGTAATGTATGATCGGTATGGAGCAGCTCATGGGCCTGATGGCCAAGGGGCTCACCTAAAAACTTCTCGTACAGTTTCTTTATCTCTGGATTTTCATGGGACTTACGAACAGGAAGGGCTTTATCATGGGAATATAATCCTGCTCTTCGTCCTGCATGCGCCTCTAGCACCTGGCTAGGCAGAAGAGTTTTCGGTTGCCCTCCACCGCTTACACAACCCATGGGACAACACATCACCTCCATAAACTGGAAGTCCGCCTCACCAGCTCGTACCTGCTCTAACAGGGGCGCAATATCGGCAAGCCCCGCAGCTATGGCAACTCGGAGTTCCACCCCCTCGTGCTGAACAGTGGCAAAGCGTACCCCCTCTCCACCCCGGACATAGTCCAACTCAACACTCGGCAGTGGTTTTCCCGTAAGTACCTCACAGGCACTGCGAAGGGCCGCCTCCATTACCCCACCCGTGGTGCCGAAAATATTACCGGCTCCGGAATAACAGCCCAAAGGATTATCAAACTCCGCATCTGCCAGGGCGAGAAAATCAATCCCCACATGCTTGAGTAGCTGAGCAAGTTCCCGAGTGGTAATAACAAGATCAACATCGCGATAACCGCTGGCAGCCATCTCCGGCCGCTCACACTCAAACTTCTTGCAGGTACAGGGCATAACGGCAAGACTGAATATCTTTTCAGGGGCAATACCAGCCTCTTGGGCCCCATAGGTTTTAAAGAGGGTGCCCGCCATCTGTTGCGGCGATTTACAGCTGGAGAGATGCTCAAGCAGATCGGGATATTGGTCTTCGACAAACTTCACCCAACCGGGACAACAGGAGGTAAACATGGGAAGCTTACCCTGCCCTCCTATCCGGGCAATAAGTTCAGCACCCTCCTCCATGATGGTGAGGTCAGCAGCAAAGTTGGTATCATATACCTTGGTAAAGCCCAGGGCATGAAGAGCAGCAGCCAG from the Desulfotalea psychrophila LSv54 genome contains:
- a CDS encoding [FeFe] hydrogenase, group A, which encodes MTKAIISIDQELCTGCGRCKEVCPVGAISGRLNRAHQIDTDACIFCGQCVQICSGYDSDLMSYATGRGKRLQNRGMLATVVEPLFAAHYRGDIFPLLAALADDEVSTFVQCAPAVRVALGEEFGMPYGSLTPGKLAAALHALGFTKVYDTNFAADLTIMEEGAELIARIGGQGKLPMFTSCCPGWVKFVEDQYPDLLEHLSSCKSPQQMAGTLFKTYGAQEAGIAPEKIFSLAVMPCTCKKFECERPEMAASGYRDVDLVITTRELAQLLKHVGIDFLALADAEFDNPLGCYSGAGNIFGTTGGVMEAALRSACEVLTGKPLPSVELDYVRGGEGVRFATVQHEGVELRVAIAAGLADIAPLLEQVRAGEADFQFMEVMCCPMGCVSGGGQPKTLLPSQVLEAHAGRRAGLYSHDKALPVRKSHENPEIKKLYEKFLGEPLGHQAHELLHTDHTLQRRQ
- a CDS encoding 4Fe-4S dicluster domain-containing protein, translated to MMNSFVLGDARLCIGCQACMVACARAHEDLPAGELIARNTPFVSRLNLVKVAEVTVPVQCRQCEDSPCANACPVGAIVQRESHIDVIAELCVGCKSCLLACPFGAIQIVETTRNQLLLTEDSGQVEGGEEAQQKSFFVVSKCDLCAGHDQPACVAICPAEALSLVPASGLRGNVTSKRQRAASKLGHCAIAQGDLIYAAE